The Larimichthys crocea isolate SSNF chromosome XII, L_crocea_2.0, whole genome shotgun sequence region TGCCACTGGTGAGCCTGGCCGCACTGGTGAGCCTGGTCTGCCCGGAGCTAAGGTGAGATTCTCTAGCTGTCTTTTCACATAATTTTCAGCAACATAATTTATTCACTgcacctctgacctttgacttctACCTGTAGGGTATGACTGGCAGCCCTGGCAACCCTGGAGCTGATGGCAAGACTGGACCTGTTGTAAGTTCATGTTCAGTATAATATTTTTGACAATCTTATCAAAcactttcattttgtatttgGTTAAGTTAATCTTTAATTAATCCTCTTTACCAGGGTGCTGCTGGACAAGATGGCCGCCCTGGACCCCCTGGCACTGTTGGAGCTAGAGGCCAGCCTGGAGTCATGGGATTCCCCGGACCCAAGGGAGCCGCTGTAAGTAATTTGTCTCAACTGCTACACAGTATCTTTggatatatttttatgaatattttagtCAGTTGGCTACTGAGAAGAAGTCTAAAAAATGGTCTCCACATGTCTGCTAATAGTGcctttctcctcctgtctgtagGGTGAGGGTGGAAAGCCTGGTGAGAGAGGAGTGATGGGACCCACTGGCCCTACTGTAAGTTGCCTACACCACGCTACCTTTTGAAACTACTGTACTCTAGTGTTTTCCTATAATACATAAAAACTAGACCCTGTGTGTCTAATAAGCTTGCCATCTTTCTACCTAGGGTGCCCCCGGAAAGGATGGTGACGTTGGTGCTCCTGGTGCCCCCGGACCTGCTGTAAGTAAAACATACACTCACGCAAACCCACACCCCGCAGTACCCCTCATTCTCCCTCACAGCCTGATGGTCTCTCACTAAAAATATGTAAACCTGCACATGCAGCTACATAAAACAAGTGATCCCCACACAATGCCTTACTTCTGGTTAATCTCAGTAAGCTCAAACACTCTTTCTCTTGCTCATCCTCAGGGTCCTGCTGGTGAGAGGGGAGAGCAGGGACCTGCTGGAGGTCCTGGATTCCAGGGTCTTCCCGGACCCCAGGGTGCTGTTGGTGAGACTGGCAAGCCTGGAGAGCAGGTACTGACTGATATATGATTGACCCCAGTACCTGATCAAATAGAAAACTCCTAGTAAATTGATGCTTTAATTGCCTCTCTGTCTATCTAGGGTCTGCCCGGTGAGGCTGGAGCCCCAGGACCTGCTGGATCTAGAGTAAGTCATTTATCACTGTCACCCTATTCACAATTACTCAACAGTCTGCTTCCAGCACTATCCCATAATGGAGGATCAGGGTAGAAACAGactaaaactactactactagctTACCAGACACATTACTGAGACAGTTTGTAAACCAAATGTAGTGTTTTAGGATGAAATCTTTCCACCTCACATCATAACATCCCTTTATTGCCAAATATCACTGACTTTCTAGATTAAGCAGTCGAAGACAGATAGATCCCTGTGATTTCTTTGACTCTGACACTTCTGTTTCAAAATATAACTCTATATCACCTTTTCCATTTAGGGTGACAGAGGATTCCCCGGTGAGCGTGGTGCCCCTGGCGTTGCTGGACCTGTTGGTTCTCGTGGTTCCCCCGGTGCTCCCGGAAACGATGGTGCTAAGGTAAACCCTTAATAGCTGGTGTAGATCTCATTGGTTTGAGTTCAACAAATCAGGCCGAATTTTCTACTTTTTGATTTGAACATCACCTAAtccgttttctttttttgacttcCCATCTGTTTTTCAGGGAGATGCTGGAGCCCCTGGTGCTCCCGGTGCCCAGGGTCCTCCTGGACTGCAGGGAATGCCTGGTGAGCGTGGTGCCGCTGGTCTTCCAGGactgagaggagacagagtgaGTCTCTACAACAGTATTCTTAGTAATCCCAATATTCCCAGTGTATAGGATCGTGTCTAATTTGTCACTACTGGTAAACACTTGTGAGTTGCACGACTCTCAGAACACTTCTAGGATTGTCAGAGATCAAGTTTActaatgcaacaaaaacattccACCACAGTGACTTTGAATAGCTTAAAGCTATCACCACCATCTACAGTAGCTTCCCAAAAAATGTCATCATCACAACACAAGCATACTCTGCATTATTCTATTAACAGTAATTACTAATCAGCTGTGGTGCCACCTACAGAATGCTCACAGTATTAAAAGATCTGATATACGATCACCCCTCACTCCATTTCTCCATTCAATAAACCTAGGGTGATCAAGGAGCCAAGGGTACTGATGGAGCTCCTGGTAAGGATGGTCCCCGTGGTCTGACTGGACCAATTGGACTTCCTGGACCTGCTGGAGCCACCGGAGACAAGGGAGAGCCTGGTGCTGTTGGAATTATTGGACTTGCTGGAGCCCGAGGACCCCCTGTAAGTATTTGTCTAACTGTCTATCAGAAGATGACATTTGAAATTCTTCTAGCTGATACTGAATCTTGAAATCCTTGGCTgactcttcttctccttttccttaGGGTGAGCGTGGAGAGTCTGGCCCACCTGGACCTGCTGGATTCGCTGGACCTCCTGTAAGTTCGTTTTTCATGAATGTCTTGGCTTCTCACTCCGactctttttctttaatgtgttAACAAGTGTCAACAAAGAACTTACTGAGCAAAAATCTGTCTCAATAGGGTGCTGATGGACAGCCTGGTGCTAAGGGAGAGGCTGGAGAGAATGGTGCTAAGGGAGATGCTGGTCCCCCTGGTGCTGCTGGACCTACTGGTGCCCCTGGACCTCAGGTTTGcaaattcacacattcatactttGTTATAGTATGTAAATGTGCAGAAAATCCCATCACATAGAGTGAACGTCAGAAGTCTCTCTGGCTACATTGCCTGCTACTGGTTCTCCAATGTTGACAGACATTATGGTGTGTCCTTTTTTAGGGTCCCGTTGGAAACACTGGCGCTAAGGGAGCCCGCGGACCCAGTGGACCCCCTGTAAGTCACCACTCTTCTTCTACTCTGTCCTTCTCTTGCTCTATTAGTTTGTTATCGTCAACTTGACTCACTTTAGCTTCACATTTAAGATCAGGAGCATCGCAAGCAGTAGTGTCAATGTCAGAGGTGATAGTACCTCTGGTCATATTGGCAATAGTAGAATGGAGTACAAAATGCTCACTGCTCATTATCATCAGTCCTATTTTCATTCAGATGTTTTCCTATTACTACAAAAGCCTAATGGACCATGTCTGTCTCCCTAGGGTGCTACTGGCTTCCCTGGTGCTGCTGGCAGAGTTGGACCTCCCGGCCCCTCTGTAAGTCTTTATCTAATATTATGATTGTCCCTGTGAGAGAATTTAACGTCCAGAATGGTTTTTAGCAGTGTTATATTTGCTCCCTTAGGGCAACCCTGGACCTCCCGGACCCGCTGGACCTTCTGGCAAGGAGGGACCCAAAGGAAACCGTGGTGAGACTGGACCTGCTGGTCGCACTGGTGAGATGGGTGCTGCTGGACCCCCAGGAACTCCTGGAGAGAAGGGTAGCCCTGGTGCCGAGGGTGCTAGCGTAAGTCTTTAACACAAAACTCTCAAAACAAAGTTGAATACAGGTGCAAGGAACCCCTTTCATCTCAAACCATAACAGAACAAACCCATTGGTTTCCAGTAAATGACTCATGTGATACCAACTAAACTATGCTTTCTTAATAGCACTGGATTAATTAAGTCTCCACAATTTAATTCACAACATCCAGATATTGTTTAAGTGTTGGTTGCTGTCAGTTCCTGTTGTCCTACACTTTGAATTCTAACCatattgtctttttctctctctctctgtctccccctgcAGGGTTCTGCTGGTCTGCCTGGACCTCAAGGTATTGCTGGACAGCGTGGTATTGTTGGTCTGCctggacaaagaggagagagaggtttCCCTGGCCTGCCCGGACCTTCTGTAAGTTCCAATTGTTACTCTCCAAACTctacaaaactacaaactgcACAATTGATTTGATGGAACCACAATCCCCAAACACCTTTAAAAGGCCAATAAGATAACTACTTCTAGAAcatgtgacaatgaaaacaaaactgtgctgctgtgttgcaTCCAACAAGCAGGAAGTAATGTTTCTAAAGTTTATTCTCAAATAACAAATTTATATTCAGTGATCATCTTCAATCAGATAGAAAAGTAACTGAGATTATTATgactggactgactgctgctatGCCATCCACAGGGAGAAGTTGGAAAGCAGGGACCAAGCGGTCCCGGTGGTGAGCGTGGACCTCCCGGACCCATGGGACCCCCTGGACTGGCTGGATCCCCTGGTGAGGCTGGACGTGAGGTATGAAGAAATAATCATCCCTTTACACTAAGGCTATCTGTTTACCTTTTGCATATTGGTGAGCATAAGACAATCTAATCTTTACTAATCAGTTAACCTGCTTTGTGCTTTAGGGAACCCCCGGAAACGAGGGAGCTGCTGGACGCGATGGAGCTGCTGGACCCAAGGTGAGTTCAGATGGCATCATCTCTAACTCATCAACGccagaaaacaaaatcattctCAGTCGAGTTAACAACAGTTAACAGCTAAACAAGATTTGCTTTCTGAATGGAGGTTACAGTGATTATAGCAAACCTTGAGAAAAATCAGCAAGGTCGACCTGAACCATGTTCAGTTAGCAAACAACCTAGAATCTAGATGGATAGAAACATCATTACCAGCTGTTGTCGGAGCTTACCGGCTCCAATATGGCTGCCAAAAGCAAAGCTACTGTATACTGCCTGCAAATATTGTTATAATTTGTACAGCCTAGAcaaagtcactttggataaaaatcATGGGCCGAATATTCGTAACATCCTTAAGGACAGATATTTGGGTTCATCTGAGCCAAATTCATCTCTCTAACTTCCTCAAAAATAGGACCGTAATAGTAATATATTACATAAATCGAagctggtgaaataaaaaaaaaaattttgtgTTCGCGTTTTAGGGAGACCGTGGAGAGACTGGACCTAATGGAGCCACTGGTGCCCCTGGACCCCCTGGTGCCCCTGGACCTGTCGGACCCGCTGGAAAGAACGGTGACCGTGGAGAGACTGTGAGTGACAGCTTAGtcattgtatttttatgaaaataatacatGACTGCCTCTACATCaacttattttttatacatttcaggGACCTGCTGGCCCCTCTGGTGCTCCTGGCCCTGCTGGACCTCGTGGCCCTGCTGTAAGTAATATCAACAGCACCAATAATATACCACTACAATCGATGTAACAGTTAACTTCAGAGGAAGGCAAACAACACTCTTCACCACCTTCTTCCTTCTAACAGGGAGCTGTTGGACTTCGTGGAGACaagggagagacaggagaggCTGGAGAGAGAGGCATGAAGGGACACAGAGGATTCACTGGCATGCAGGGACCTCCTGGACCTTCTGTATGTCACTTTACACTCATacctgcacacatacaaaccaacataaaaaataaacacttttaaaaaataaacatttttaattcctGTTTATATTTGTTAATCCATAGGGACCTAGTGGAGATCAGGGacctgctggtgctgctggaccTGCTGGACCTAGAGTAAGTTATCATACCACACAATCTTGgagcatttttaaatgttttgcatttaaatatttgctgtCTCAGAGTATTTGGAGAGACTTTGACATTCAGAGACTTTAAGATTTCCgtttatgctgtttgcaggGCCCTGCTGGATCTGCTGGATCTCCTGGTAAGGACGGTATGAGTGGCCTGCCTGGACCTACTGGACCTCCTGGACCCCGTGGACGTTCTGGAGAGATGGGACCTGCTGTATGTCTAATTAACTGTCTaactatccatccattcatgtgtcctctctctcctaaTTCATTAATCATATAGAGGCTGTGATTTTCTAGAAACACCACAAGGCCTCTGCTGGCAAGAAaataacttcttcttctttcctctccctttACTCTTAGGGTCCTCCCGGACCTCCTGGACCTCCCGGAGCACCTGGTGCCCCTGGTGGCGGATTCGACCTTGGTTTCATCGCCCAGCCCCAGGAGAAGGCCCCCGATCCCTACCGCATGTACCGTGCTGATGATGCTAACGTTCTCCGTGACCGTGACCTGGAGGTGGACGGCACCCTGAAGAGCCTGAGCCAGCAGATCGAGCAGATCCGCAGCCCTGACGGAACCCGCAAGAACCCTGCCAGAACCTGCCGTGACCTCAAGATGTGCCACCCTGACTGGAAGAGCGGTGAGTAAAAGTCTTTAGAGGAAGTGGATAATGATAGATGGCAGCATTTAGGCAGTTACCAGATTTAGGATTGGAGAATCTGCTTGGAAGACAAATAGCAGACTGAGGTTCTGACTTTTCCTgttccttttctcctccaggCGAGTACTGGATTGACCCTGACCAGGGCTGCACTCAGGACGCCATCAAGGTCTACTGCAACATGGAGACTGGAGAGACCTGCGTGACTCCCACTCAGAGCGAGGTTGCCAAGAAGAACTGGTACGTCAGCAAGAACATCAAGGAGAAGAAGCACGTCTGGTTCGGAGAGGCTATGACCGACGGCTTCCAGGTAAACATGCTTAACCCAAACAGAGTACTTCCACATTCCCTGCTCACATCAACCTCCTATTGGTTTATTCTGCTTCTCTTCAACTTTGCAGTCAGTaatctctcctttctcttctcttacAGTTCGAGTATGGCAGCGAGGGCTCTCTGCCTGAGGATGTCAACATCCAGCTGACCTTCCTGCGTCTCATGTCCACCGAGGCATCCCAGAACATCACCTACCACTGCAAGAACAGCGTCGCCTACATGGACGCCTCTGCCGGTAACCTCAAGAAGGCCCTGCTCCTCCAGGGCTCCAACGAGATTGAGATCAGAGCCGAGGGCAACAGCCGCTTCACCTACAGCGTCCTGGAGGATGGATGCACGGTGAGGAAACAATACTCTTATCCCAGCCCCATCTATCAGATGAATGAGCTTCAAATGCTAACCCTGTAAAGTAGCTAGGAAGTCAGGAGTAAGATGTCACAAATCAGCAGGCATATAAGCCTACACCCCCTAGTGGTTTCCACTCAGGAGTACAGCTTTCCTGCAGTGGATGTGCTTTAGACAAAAATTTGAAATTTCCAGTGCTAACTGCAGTGGGCATTTTGAATGCTGACCCTaaccctcctctcttcttctcgtcctccAGTCACACACCGGTACATGGGGCAAGACAGTCATCGACTACAAGACATCGAAAACATCTCGCCTGCCCATCATTGATATTGCTCCTATGGATGTTGGTGCTCCAGACCAAGAGTTCGGCCTTGAAGTTGGACCCGTCTGTTTCTTGTAAAAAGAGAAATCTGGACTTGaaattgttgttgtgtgtgtgtgtgtgttttattttttctagcAGTcatctctctctaaaaaaaaccccaccaaAACGTTTCTCTATTGCCATTTTTCTGAAAAATCCAACCCCTCGCTCGTGATTCTACGAGTGTCCATTCGGCCGTTGTTCCGATGGTCCACTTTGCCTAAAACCTGCACTTCAACAAGATGGCGACGATGCGGCGGTCTGCATCGTCGTGTTTGGGaccactactttttttttgtttctgactcttgtttttttttttgttttttttaccatcacCAACACCAAGGATCCTGTagagaagacattttgtttcactggcaacaagaaaataatatatgcttctgtaaagtgtaaaaatttACTTCCCCTCTTCATCCAGCCAAACCAGGGCTCTCTGGAGTTTACAGaaaccaacagaaacacacaggtgacttttgtatttttatacacCACTGCGGTGAGAGGAATGAAAGGACAGTCCCAACAGACAGAACCCAATTGCTTTGTACCAACGTTTCAGGTGTTGATGAATAAACGGTGAAACTGACAgccatgtttgtctctgttgttcTGCCCCCTCACCAACCCTCCCTTCCCATTTCCCCTTCCACCTGCCCCAGACAACACTGACAACTCCCCCCGACTTCATCCGCTGATGTTGTAGctgttatgatttgtttgttgttgtggttgctTTCTTGTTTGTTCCTTTCAAttttaccttctttttttttttaaaaaaagaacagtcaCATTAAAACCACCAGCAGAGAAACATGGGTTTAAACCtcttttttgaaagaaaataatctTATGGCTACCTCAGAAAAGCATGGAataccaacaaaaaaaaaaaagggcccaGTGTTTTTGAAGTGAAGCCTGCAGCAGTTGTGATGGGGTAGTCGAGGTTTACTGACACTTTAGCAGAAGCAGGAACAGCTAAGACTTAAGGTGCTATTCTTTCTTTGAGGTCTCCTGGCTGTGCATTATGGATCTACTGTTCTATAGTGTTAAGGTCACTCTGGCGTGGCAGGGCCCTCTCGGTGCTAAAAAATGAAACGACAGCTTTTACTCTTGGTGTCCAGAATGATACAATCTTCTTCTATTTCCAGCCTTGGCAGTGCTGGCGGTCAAACTCTAGCTCTGTTTCTGAGCTCGAATGAAAAAAGTGGATCCGCATCACTTctttggttttatgtttttaacctCCCCGCTTACTTTTCTGTCATCCAAATTCTTCTCCACCTCCCCTTCATCTGCACATCTGTTGtagtttgtttcttgttttcttgtgagGGTGAATTTTCTCAAAAAAATTGCAATCcaacagagatttaaaaaaatgcacagaAAGAGAGCCATCAGCTGAGAGTTTGTGAgagaaggcagacagacacatctATGGGGGAAAACACCACAAGGATCTGTACCTAttttgtatatgtataataaattgagatgtttttaattattttgaatgCTGAAATAAAGCATGTTAAGTGGTCTAACATTGAATCCTGAGTGACTCGCTGACTGCCCCCCCCCAGGACTTGAATCAAAGCAGCCTATTTTGTACAGTGACTGATTGAGAAAACAAGATTAAAGAAaactcaaatgtgttttttcttgtctcTTGTTCAGTCTGTACCTCTCTGGAGCACCAATCCTAGCTGAGActcagagtgtgagtgtgtgggaaGAGAAAAGATGCAACCGAGTATGCCGAGACAGAACAGGAGGACCAGAGCAGATTCCTAACTCTGGTTTAGGAGCTAAATCAGGTCTTAATTCTGGCTTTGGGAGTCCTTGTTTGCTGGGTGGATTGTGGGAtatttaaagcagcactgtgaCATTGTCCTCTGAACTTAACACCATTGTTTCCCACAGTGAGGCTAAAAGACGTCAGCCTCCTCTCATGTAGCCTACAGGCTTGCTCCAACCTGTAGCCACGTAATGCAAGCAGTTTGTTAAATTGGACTCCTAACTGGTCAGCATGTACAATGTCTGGGTCAGAAAAAAGGAGTGAGTGTGGCCTACCTCTCAGTCGGTGGAGACTTCTTGTTGTTGTCAGGCAGTCCCAAAGTGCTGTTGACGTTTTATCCAGGCCATTAAATCCAGTTTGAAAATGAAGATCCTGAACATCCATATTCCATTTAGAAAAGTAGACATACTTGGCTCTAATAATTCAGCACTGATCATATTTGTCCAAAATAATCCACAGCGAGGCAGATCATCTGCACAGCTCAGGCAGCAGGACTTGAGGGTCTGCCGTGTGAACCGGCTCTGGGCTCAGCCTGTTGGCATCAGCTTGGCTCCACAAAGACACTGATTGTTCACCTTGAGGGAGGCAGCTGCCCAGGAACAGCAGATAGGTTTGCACTCCCACCGGGAATCCGGGATTATTTCTGCAAGAATTTGGGTCTTTATTTGAGGCATGGGCAGAGGAATGCTGACCTCCTCTCCGGTTTCAGGCACAGAGAAGGGTCTGTTTGCAGAGAGGAAACCCCTCTGCAGGCGAGGGGGACTCGGCAGTTGACTTTACACTCAGGGTAAACATGAGAGGGATGTTGGTGAGTTGAAGCCTGGTGAAGGCAGATTAAAGAAAGGGCGACAGTGATGTGACGGAAGAGGGACGGGGattttaaaagcactttaaaGAGTCAGttctctttaataaaaaaaactaacaaacaaaacatctatCACTTATCCTTGTGATGTTTGGACATGAGGGTTAAAGGCTGaggttttaatttttatgtacTGGTTTTGAGAAAACTGGCAATATTAGAAGAATCAAAGAACTGgacaattatattttaaaaagactgcaacatgtcttttttttcttttttattaagtAAAAAAAGGGCATATTAATCTGGATTATAACAGAATACAATATTTAGAGACTAGTACTGTAGTTCCAGTAAAAACTGCCACATGTCACACTGCCACATCTCAGCTTaggtcctcctctgtaagtcgctttggataaaagcgtctgctaaatgcaatgtaatgtaataataataataataacatgttcTCTAGATTATGCAAAGAAACTCAGACATCATTTCTAgaataaatgttatatttttagtGCTGTGAGCAACAGTGCACAGGATTCTAATATAGTAGTTTCATGTTCTCAGTCAGGTACAAACTGCCTtctgaccactgacagtataaagaatgaactTCTTATGTGTTTTCTAAAGGTTTCTAAAgagttgttttgaagctcagagtatGGTGGCTCTGGCAGCCACCATTTTGACTGTCCTGGCTGCGCTGGTGGGCTGAGTGAGGCCTGCTTGCTCTAACAAGACATCTGTAAcctaccttttttaaaaaaaacttttattctttattattgcTTTAATGTGAACACAGAAAAGATGAAGTCTGAAGTTTTTACATATACAAAGTAAGGATAAGCCAATAGAAAGGGCACAGGCGTAGGTCGTTGACCCCCAGGGGTCACACATGTACATATGTATTATAGATCTACCTGGTTGTAACGGTCCCATTTTTCCAGTATTTGCCTTTTCTCCTTTTGTAATCGAATAGTGAAAGTAATTTTCTCCATATTGCAAATAGAGTTGATTATGCTGATCAGAAGGGTGATGGTGGGCAGATTCCTCTGGAGCCAGCactttgtaattgttttttacTGGCAGGCAAAATGATCTTCAAGAGGTATGAGTCACTCTTATTGAAATCAAATCTCAGGCCCAGGATCTCTGAGACCAGTCGACCCACTTCTTTCC contains the following coding sequences:
- the col1a1a gene encoding collagen, type I, alpha 1a yields the protein MFSFVDLRLALLLSAAVLLVRAQGEDDHTGGSCTLDGQVFADRDVWKPEPCQICVCDSGTVMCDEVICEDTTDCPNPVIPHDECCPVCPDDGFQEPQVEGPKGERGPKGERGPAGPPGNDGIPGQPGMPGPPGPPGPPGLGGNFSPQMSGGYDDKSPAMPVIGPMGPMGPRGPPGPAGASGPQGFTGPPGEPGEPGASGAMGPRGAAGIPGKNGEDGESGKPGRSGERGPPGAQGARGFPGTPGLPGIKGHRGFSGLDGAKGDSGPAGPKGESGSAGENGTPGAMGPRGLPGERGRAGAAGAAGARGNDGAAGAAGPPGPTGPAGPPGFPGGPGAKGDAGPQGARGAEGPAGARGEPGNPGPAGAAGPSGNPGADGATGPKGAPGAAGVAGAPGFPGPRGPSGPQGAAGAPGPKGNTGEAGAPGAKGEAGAKGEGGAPGVQGPPGPSGEEGKRGPRGEPGAAGGRGVPGERGAPGGRGFPGSDGSAGPKGANGERGAPGAVGPKGATGEPGRTGEPGLPGAKGMTGSPGNPGADGKTGPVGAAGQDGRPGPPGTVGARGQPGVMGFPGPKGAAGEGGKPGERGVMGPTGPTGAPGKDGDVGAPGAPGPAGPAGERGEQGPAGGPGFQGLPGPQGAVGETGKPGEQGLPGEAGAPGPAGSRGDRGFPGERGAPGVAGPVGSRGSPGAPGNDGAKGDAGAPGAPGAQGPPGLQGMPGERGAAGLPGLRGDRGDQGAKGTDGAPGKDGPRGLTGPIGLPGPAGATGDKGEPGAVGIIGLAGARGPPGERGESGPPGPAGFAGPPGADGQPGAKGEAGENGAKGDAGPPGAAGPTGAPGPQGPVGNTGAKGARGPSGPPGATGFPGAAGRVGPPGPSGNPGPPGPAGPSGKEGPKGNRGETGPAGRTGEMGAAGPPGTPGEKGSPGAEGASGSAGLPGPQGIAGQRGIVGLPGQRGERGFPGLPGPSGEVGKQGPSGPGGERGPPGPMGPPGLAGSPGEAGREGTPGNEGAAGRDGAAGPKGDRGETGPNGATGAPGPPGAPGPVGPAGKNGDRGETGPAGPSGAPGPAGPRGPAGAVGLRGDKGETGEAGERGMKGHRGFTGMQGPPGPSGPSGDQGPAGAAGPAGPRGPAGSAGSPGKDGMSGLPGPTGPPGPRGRSGEMGPAGPPGPPGPPGAPGAPGGGFDLGFIAQPQEKAPDPYRMYRADDANVLRDRDLEVDGTLKSLSQQIEQIRSPDGTRKNPARTCRDLKMCHPDWKSGEYWIDPDQGCTQDAIKVYCNMETGETCVTPTQSEVAKKNWYVSKNIKEKKHVWFGEAMTDGFQFEYGSEGSLPEDVNIQLTFLRLMSTEASQNITYHCKNSVAYMDASAGNLKKALLLQGSNEIEIRAEGNSRFTYSVLEDGCTSHTGTWGKTVIDYKTSKTSRLPIIDIAPMDVGAPDQEFGLEVGPVCFL